The Polypterus senegalus isolate Bchr_013 chromosome 1, ASM1683550v1, whole genome shotgun sequence genome includes a window with the following:
- the LOC120525449 gene encoding homeobox and leucine zipper protein Homez-like, producing the protein MTAKGEPVLSQQAEPYFMAEVSPAKQIPDGKVNLNDTNSLCESNSDVEVVEDSDRQTDYNCHLCDYETKDFKCFSDHQHSAHLVDNVKRTDSDLELDGKRFVSEEHVQNGEPGMQHVKAGPEKSVKELSSSSCNREMFQSQISPKADSQKEGTSKSGANFSTNHNSVVCLPLVSEGLKLVWTQSDQTSELDSNEYLKEAFNKFPYPSASEISLLCLRAKLPLDKVKVWFMVQRIKYGISWSSEEIEETRLKLRQKMDSAEQQEELNGTGTTPEESALNKMSYIKSESDPEEFAEVPIKRPRNQGRKRMEGQFEADAEDIMVDMPCSSSNSGVFNLTPGRYKKSKAQLATLRASFSRQHFPNEAELRRLQQQTGLSRNDIRKWFSDSRYQMRNSGRLFGGGNTGGGSSGAGSSSGTNSSFFESFLSRSLEASGYTATSLNSSEGPSEFSEVHEESIENSDVVLLDDEDEEGNEEKMLHKEEDLELQSDETEPMLFINSKGEAEYDKPHHTTSTLRKGKKNSSTPPLALSKNSHELPGTQGNQSVLTPSGRPRKTKEQLNILKSFFLQCQWPKSADYTRLVQQTGLPRPDVIQWFGDTRYAVKNGQLRWVRGSGVGTDIATEIKQQQNQHSPYLARSRRRDNSSGSGRGKVVVDDDDDDDYGGLLNANSGTDIRPLEKYLRTTGYLQEKDLDQLCKKSHMTYQQVRDWFLCQQQGMAEVEVDISDGDE; encoded by the coding sequence ATGACGGCTAAGGGTGAACCTGTCCTTTCTCAGCAAGCAGAGCCCTACTTTATGGCTGAAGTTAGTCCAGCTAAACAGATTCCTGATGGAAAAGTTAACCTCAATGATACTAATTCCTTGTGTGAAAGTAATTCAGATGTTGAGGTTGTGGAAGACTCTGACAGGCAAACTGACTACAACTGTCATTTATGTGACTATGAAACAAAGGATTTTAAGTGCTTCAGTGACCATCAACACAGTGCTCATCTAGTAGATAATGTCAAGAGAACAGATAGCGATTTGGAGTTGGACGGTAAACGGTTTGTCAGTGAAGAGCATGTTCAGAATGGTGAGCCAGGTATGCAGCATGTTAAGGCTGGACCTGAGAAATCTGTAAAAGAATTGAGCAGTAGTTCATGCAACAGGGAAATGTTTCAAAGTCAGATTTCCCCCAAGGCAGATTCACAAAAAGAAGGCACTTCCAAATCTGGGGCAAACTTCAGTACCAACCATAATTCTGTGGTCTGTCTCCCCTTGGTTTCAGAAGGGCTGAAACTAGTATGGACTCAGTCAGACCAAACCAGTGAGTTAGACAGCAATGAGTATCTTAAGGAAGCCTTTAACAAGTTCCCTTATCCATCAGCTTCAGAAATTTCACTCTTGTGTTTGAGAGCCAAACTACCACTTGACAAAGTTAAAGTCTGGTTTATGGTGCAGCGCATAAAATATGGAATCAGTTGGTCCTCAGAGGAGATTGAGGAAACACGTCTTAAACTCCGCCAGAAAATGGACTCTGCAGAACAGCAAGAAGAGCTAAATGGCACTGGAACTACCCCAGAGGAATCCGCTTTGAATAAGATGAGTTACATAAAATCTGAAAGTGATCCTGAGGAATTTGCAGAAGTCCCAATTAAGAGGCCAAGGAATCAGGGAAGAAAAAGAATGGAGGGTCAATTTGAAGCAGATGCAGAGGATATAATGGTCGATATGCCTTGCAGCAGCAGTAATTCTGGCGTATTTAACCTGACTCCAGGCCGTTACAAAAAGTCCAAAGCTCAACTGGCCACTCTCCGCGCTAGTTTTAGCAGACAACACTTTCCTAATGAAGCAGAGCTGCGTCGTCTTCAACAACAGACTGGATTGTCACGCAATGATATTCGTAAATGGTTTAGTGACAGTCGGTACCAAATGAGAAACTCTGGTAGACTATTTGGTGGTGGTAATACAGGAGGAGGATCAAGTGGTGCAGGCAGCAGCAGTGGCACGAACAGTTCGTTCTTTGAATCCTTTTTAAGCCGCAGTCTGGAAGCAAGTGGTTACACAGCAACTTCACTAAACAGCAGTGAAGGGCCTTCAGAATTCTCGGAGGTCCATGAAGAAAGCATTGAGAACAGTGATGTTGTGCTTTtagatgatgaagatgaagaggGAAATGAAGAAAAGATGTTACATAAGGAAGAGGATTTAGAGCTTCAATCAGATGAAACGGAACCAATGCTTTTTATCAATTCTAAAGGGGAGGCAGAATATGACAAGCCACATCATACTACATCCACATTGAGAAAAGGTAAAAAGAACTCCTCCACACCTCCGCTTGCTTTATCTAAAAACTCGCACGAACTTCCTGGTACCCAAGGGAATCAATCTGTTCTTACCCCCAGTGGCCGTCCCAGGAAGACTAAGGAACAACTTAATATTCTCAAGTCATTTTTCTTGCAATGCCAATGGCCAAAGAGTGCAGACTATACTCGGTTGGTACAGCAGACAGGTCTGCCAAGGCCCGATGTAATCCAGTGGTTTGGCGATACACGCTATGCAGTAAAGAATGGCCAACTACGTTGGGTGAGGGGATCAGGAGTTGGAACTGACATTGCAACGGAGATAAAGCAACAACAGAACCAACATTCACCATATCTAGCACGTTCACGACGCAGAGATAACAGCTCAGGATCTGGCAGGGGCAAAGTTGTTGTTGATGAcgacgatgatgatgattatgGTGGGCTTTTAAATGCCAATTCAGGGACTGATATTCGTCCCTTAGAGAAGTATTTGAGAACAACTGGGTATCTTCAAGAAAAGGATTTGGACCAACTTTGCAAGAAATCTCACATGACCTACCAACAGGTACGGGACTGGTTTCTTTGCCAACAACAGGGAATGGCTGAGGTGGAGGTTGATATTAGCGATGGAGATGAGTGA